In Cytobacillus oceanisediminis, the following proteins share a genomic window:
- a CDS encoding methyl-accepting chemotaxis protein yields the protein MLKGVRKFIPGKKERKESSKSKKLSIAKYLNKMASTKWWKNLKLGQKYGVALFVTIGLFTVSTVLTFFLLTIANSKLEIVKDSGEKAIKITESAATFHHKGSTIGNFIIDSNPKHLKTFDELTEDFNKLKEEISPELSDSNLKALFRQIDENDQKITSLFHDVIEPEVKLQHAREYRLGKLQADNIISETVDKLNTLSSMMKEDQQKAVTSAKSGLILTLIVLGISIIISAILGIASILFIGRIISKKLTAIVQFSNDIAGGNLNADSVEYEGDDEVAQLSRAMNSMKVKLQTMIQEINAVSGYVTERSGELNIAANEVKAASQQVASTMQELSGGAEDQAGSATRLSLMMDEYLEKVKEASYSGNEIKSASTEVLLLTENGNKLMKESQEQMGLINQIMKSSVDKVNGLDDQTKQISRLVKVIKEIADQTNLLALNAAIEAARAGEHGRGFAVVADEVRKLAEQVSYSVSDITKIVGGIQAESNSVATALQTGYVQVEKGTEQIQLTGQTFQKIYEAVNSMSTNVSDISRSLEQVSINSSHMNQSIGSIAAVSEESAAGIEQTSASMAQTNHSMEEISDNAQSLSELAEQLNEMIAKFKL from the coding sequence ATGTTGAAAGGAGTAAGAAAATTTATACCGGGCAAGAAGGAAAGAAAAGAATCGTCGAAGTCAAAAAAGCTTAGCATAGCCAAGTATTTAAATAAAATGGCCAGTACGAAATGGTGGAAGAACCTGAAGCTTGGCCAGAAATACGGGGTTGCGCTTTTTGTGACCATTGGACTATTCACGGTTTCCACCGTTCTAACTTTCTTCTTGCTGACAATTGCCAATTCAAAACTGGAGATTGTTAAGGATTCTGGGGAAAAGGCCATTAAGATTACTGAATCAGCGGCCACTTTTCATCATAAAGGGAGCACGATTGGAAACTTTATCATTGACTCCAATCCCAAACATTTAAAAACATTTGATGAGCTGACAGAGGATTTTAATAAATTGAAAGAGGAAATTTCTCCAGAACTGAGCGATTCAAATTTAAAAGCCCTTTTTAGGCAAATCGATGAAAATGATCAAAAAATCACCAGTTTATTTCATGATGTCATCGAGCCAGAAGTGAAACTGCAGCATGCAAGAGAATATAGGCTGGGAAAATTGCAGGCAGATAATATTATTTCTGAAACGGTTGATAAATTAAATACCCTCAGCAGCATGATGAAAGAGGATCAGCAAAAGGCTGTGACTTCTGCTAAATCTGGTCTTATCCTTACTTTAATAGTACTTGGCATTTCAATCATCATTTCTGCTATCCTGGGAATCGCAAGTATCCTTTTTATAGGACGTATTATTTCTAAAAAACTAACTGCCATTGTCCAATTCTCAAATGATATTGCAGGAGGAAACCTCAATGCAGATTCAGTGGAATATGAGGGTGATGATGAAGTAGCACAGCTTAGCAGAGCCATGAATTCCATGAAAGTAAAACTGCAGACCATGATTCAGGAAATTAATGCGGTTTCTGGGTATGTGACAGAAAGAAGCGGAGAACTGAATATTGCTGCAAATGAAGTGAAAGCAGCCAGTCAGCAGGTTGCTTCAACCATGCAGGAACTATCCGGAGGAGCTGAGGATCAGGCGGGCTCTGCAACACGTTTATCTTTAATGATGGACGAGTACCTGGAAAAAGTGAAAGAAGCTTCATACAGCGGTAATGAAATAAAGAGTGCTTCCACAGAAGTGCTATTGCTTACTGAGAATGGAAACAAGCTAATGAAGGAATCCCAGGAACAAATGGGATTAATTAACCAAATAATGAAGTCATCTGTGGACAAGGTAAATGGACTCGATGATCAGACAAAACAAATCTCCAGATTAGTTAAGGTAATAAAGGAAATTGCAGACCAGACCAACCTCCTGGCATTAAATGCAGCAATTGAAGCAGCCAGAGCCGGTGAGCATGGAAGAGGTTTTGCAGTAGTGGCAGATGAGGTTAGGAAACTGGCTGAGCAGGTATCATACTCGGTTTCAGATATCACTAAGATTGTCGGGGGCATTCAAGCAGAGTCAAACAGTGTGGCCACGGCACTTCAAACAGGCTATGTTCAAGTTGAAAAGGGAACTGAGCAAATTCAATTGACGGGACAAACATTCCAGAAAATTTACGAGGCAGTTAACTCAATGTCAACTAATGTCAGTGACATATCCCGCAGCCTCGAGCAGGTTTCCATAAATTCTTCCCATATGAACCAGTCCATTGGCAGTATTGCCGCAGTGTCCGAGGAATCTGCTGCAGGCATCGAACAAACGAGTGCATCAATGGCTCAGACTAACCATTCAATGGAGGAAATCTCAGACAATGCACAGTCCTTGTCGGAATTGGCAGAACAATTAAATGAGATGATTGCAAAATTCAAATTGTAA